GGTAGGGGAATAGGAGGTTATTTAATTGGCATAAGAAAAACCTTACGAAATCTTGGGCTGAGATATACCTATCGAACAGAAAGTGGAATTAGCatattaaatttagaaattgATGGAATACATTTCAATATAATTCCAATTTATATGAGAGTGCCAACCTGGAAAGAGCAATTGCTGGAACTTGATTCAGTACTGCGAGAAATAGATGTGAAAAACCCCATAATTATAGGCGATTTGAATGTGAGGATCGGATCCATGCAAAAGAACATAGACGATGTATTTAAAGAGACTTTTTACGCTGGATTAGAGAAAAGAAGATCCAAGGATAAAGAAGTAAATTCTAGAGGAAATGAGTTTCTTAACTTTTGCTACGATCATGGATTAGTAATTGCAAATGGCATGACAACTGGAGATGAAATGGGTGAGTTCACATTTGTTAGTCAAGTCGGAACATCTGTTAACGATATCTGTGCAATATCACAAGAACTATTGTCACATATACATTCCTTTActgttattacaaaaatttggtcGGATCACATGCCAATAACATTATCAATggtttttaaaatgaaaaataagtcGTCAAACGTTAACACCCTTTTaccaaaactgaattttaataaaCGAACTTGTGCTgaatatcaaaataatataagaCGCATTTTAGCACAAAGGCAAAAATCAAATTACTCGTTTCACGATATAGTCAACATAATTCAAGAAGCAGATATGGCTATATCTAAAAGAAcaatattatttccaaaaaaagagAAATGGTTTAATCTGTCCTGCTTTAATGCCAGAAACAAgtccttaaaatatttaaataaattcagaAAGCATAACAGTgatgaaaataaagaaaaatatataaaatataacaaaaactataaagaaatatgtcaaaatGCTAAAGTTCAATACATTTCAAGGTTGGAGGAAAAGCTTGACATGATGAAAGATTCTCGAGATTGGTGGAAGATTGTAAGAGAACTAAGAAATCACGAAAAAAATGGTAGTATACCTATACCagcagaaaatttaaaaatatactttCAACAACTCTTGAATCAACCACAAATTTCGTCAGATATCCAATACGCCCATATGTATTGGAAAGATAATGATTTAGATAAAGAAATTGACATTCTAGATGTTACGAGAGCAGTAAACAAAGCCAAACTGAATAAAGCAGCAGGGGAGGACCGTATACCTTATGAGTATTATAAAAACGCTCCAAATGAATTATTACAAGAGATTGCAAATACCTGCAACATATTATTTGAGAAAGGTGAACTAGATATGTTGTTCATTAAAACTATTATATATCCTATCCTGAAAAAAGGTGACAAAACGCAACCAAGTAATTACCGGGGCATTTCTTTTATGAATTGCTTACCAAAAATAATGATGGGTATAGTTGCAGATCGATTGTCAAACTGGACAGAAAAGCACAACAAATTAAACGAATATCAGGCCGGTTTCCGAAAGAATTATTCCACTGCTGATAACATATTTAACTTGTCTTCAATTATACACTTGAACTGGTACAGAAATAAGAAAACTTATGCGTTTTTTGTTGACTTCAGAGCTGCATTTGATCGCGTTGCTCGTAGAGCTATGCTGTTTAAGCTACATAATATTGGAGTCTCAACAAAAACTGTTAAATTTATCgagaaaatatatgaaaaaactacGTTCTCAGTATGGACAGGCGAAGAACTCTCCGATAGTTTTGATACAGACACAGGTGTAAAACAGGGCTGTCTGCTATCACCGCTGTTATTTGCCTTATACCTCAATGACCTACATGACTATTTAGGTGGCGGTATAAATATTGATAGTCAT
The window above is part of the Haematobia irritans isolate KBUSLIRL unplaced genomic scaffold, ASM5000362v1 scaffold_73, whole genome shotgun sequence genome. Proteins encoded here:
- the LOC142242833 gene encoding uncharacterized protein LOC142242833; this encodes MLYADFFKYISTFDIFFLLETHVLSNKSEKFKQYFGDFEIYWRYATRNSQYGRGIGGYLIGIRKTLRNLGLRYTYRTESGISILNLEIDGIHFNIIPIYMRVPTWKEQLLELDSVLREIDVKNPIIIGDLNVRIGSMQKNIDDVFKETFYAGLEKRRSKDKEVNSRGNEFLNFCYDHGLVIANGMTTGDEMGEFTFVSQVGTSVNDICAISQELLSHIHSFTVITKIWSDHMPITLSMVFKMKNKSSNVNTLLPKLNFNKRTCAEYQNNIRRILAQRQKSNYSFHDIVNIIQEADMAISKRTILFPKKEKWLEEKLDMMKDSRDWWKIVRELRNHEKNGSIPIPAENLKIYFQQLLNQPQISSDIQYAHMYWKDNDLDKEIDILDVTRAVNKAKLNKAAGEDRIPYEYYKNAPNELLQEIANTCNILFEKGELDMLFIKTIIYPILKKGDKTQPSNYRGISFMNCLPKIMMGIVADRLSNWTEKHNKLNEYQAGFRKNYSTADNIFNLSSIIHLNWYRNKKTYAFFVDFRAAFDRVARRAMLFKLHNIGVSTKTVKFIEKIYEKTTFSVWTGEELSDSFDTDTGVKQGCLLSPLLFALYLNDLHDYLGGGINIDSHNIRLLMYADDIVILADEIEVLQGMIQKLENYCMLWNMEVNMEKSKIMIFRRGGRISTKEKWYFQGNEIINTAEYSYLGLTFTPKLSLRKQILERNQLAKNSINATWNCFLSRRNVSLRTKWKIYMAICRSIQSYGSQLWGFTHFDEVDKLALYFLKKILKLPSFTPTYALMLETGIECGHLYTLQSHLKYVTRILYDYGENRLPNLLARKVMVHGIFWKTSMDTLTRENSLEPFTLQLTKQNWVQNTQRLVQSLHTKQFNNSVAKAINSDRFYNKLEPTLGGSYLVEHLSQDEMMWIFKARGDMIALNSNRFQIHTNPKCSMCNTDEIENIQHFLGRCPALKEFRLMFFHKQSLNENELINILNGCVINWKSLACFLKILPQNSSYHYAYKCLWEFTINGFINFTEHVKV